The proteins below are encoded in one region of Podarcis raffonei isolate rPodRaf1 chromosome 6, rPodRaf1.pri, whole genome shotgun sequence:
- the LOC128415687 gene encoding CARD- and ANK-domain containing inflammasome adapter protein-like: protein MYSAGMFTNPYATEVLRTKKNELVDGIRNPDQLLNWLIEHGIFTPEKKMVLSYYRTRTAKNSRVLDILVSQGERACRLFFYPCLKQIEPQLYNNMRSYVSNVNERIGDARRQLIGYLLEKDKGWVQKGKDPHQEKKDSPRHVLAKPEKLTQIKRKVKQDSAAVKSQDNSFNSLSVFDSVAKGNLSYLEKILKENDINAVNSEDEALLHIAAAHGHTEIIDYLISKGAKLEVKDKKGRTPLHRAAERGHGDAVKMLLQSGANMYTLDQEGKSPLHLAHQNHHTHVLKSILKEEARRHKNQHNFLHMAALRDDSELVQAILKNGALKDAKDERGQTALGYAVSRGFEKTVQVLLEAGANIDSSIIDVAFNSNSQSLFKLLLDYSKGMSPATMVSALFKAVQKDLHGIVAALIDKGTDKNALNEAQYTPLLVACEMGKTESAKVLIEKGASLTDKTPNSSSALHLAVQAGASSIAKMLLSKGLDANIAGQGDQTPLHVAALHNKGGVVDLLIDGGAKIDSVTKELLTPLHVASYKGHVEVVQKLLRRKANVNVKDKQAKTALHLAADAGNPAMVELLLNYNADSNATDKEKKTPLHLAAMGGHLNAVKALLAKKSRFGAKDMDGCTSMHYATINGNVEILQALLAAGKNKNIDDKNIWRKTPLHLAAEHGHNDLINFFLSNGSAINALDNNKDTPLHCACKAGHFNCVSALVSWSEGGKANLQATNSLKKTPLQVAESSPTESQAQIVTLLKKKMLLIR from the coding sequence ATGTATTCAGCTGGCATGTTCACAAATCCCTATGCCACAGAAGTACTGAGAACTAAAAAGAATGAACTTGTAGATGGAATAAGGAACCCTGATCAGCTTCTGAACTGGCTGATAGAACATGGCATTTTTACACCGGAGAAAAAAATGGTCTTATCCTACTACAGAACAAGAACTGCAAAGAACTCCCGGGTCCTGGATATATTGGTTTCTCAAGGTGAGCGAGCTTGCAGGCTCTTTTTTTATCCATGTCTGAAACAGATTGAGCCACAGCTATATAACAACATGAGGAGTTATGTCAGCAATGTGAATGAAAGAATTGGTGATGCCAGAAGGCAACTGATAGGGTATCTACTGGAGAAAGATAAAGGGTGGGTTCAAAAGGGTAAAGATCCTCACCAAGAAAAGAAGGATAGCCCCAGACATGTTTTAGCTAAGCCAGAAAAGCTGACTCAGATCAAACGTAAAGTAAAACAGGATTCAGCTGCTGTGAAATCCCAAGACAATTCTTTCAATTCTCTTTCTGTCTTTGATTCTGTGGCTAAAGGTAATCTTTCCTATTTAGAAAAGATCTTAAAAGAGAATGATATTAACGCAGTAAACTCTGAAGATGAAGCCCTCCTACACATTGCAGCGGCTCATGGGCATACAGAAATAATTGACTATCTAATCAGCAAAGGGGCTAAGCTGGAAGTTAAGGATAAGAAAGGAAGAACCCCGCTACACAGAGCTGCTGAGAGAGGTCATGGCgacgctgtgaaaatgctgctCCAGTCGGGTGCCAACATGTACACCTTGGATCAGGAAGGCAAGAGCCCACTTCATCTGGCCCATCAGAACCACCACACCCATGTTCTGAAGAGCATCCTGAAAGAAGAGGCGAGGCGACACAAGAACCAACACAACTTCCTGCACATGGCTGCTCTCAGAGATGACAGTGAGCTGGTGCAAGCCATCCTAAAGAATGGTGCTTTGAAGGATGCCAAGGATGAGAGAGGACAGACTGCTTTGGGCTATGCTGTGTCTCGAGGGTTTGAGAAGACTGTCCAGGTTCTCCTGGAAGCTGGAGCCAACATTGATTCCAGCATCATTGATGTAGCCTTTAACAGCAACAGTCAATCTCTCTTCAAGTTATTGCTGGACTATTCCAAAGGCATGTCGCCGGCTACGATGGTGTCAGCTCTCTTTAAAGCCGTTCAAAAGGACCTGCATGGCATCGTAGCAGCTTTAATTGACAAAGGTACCGACAAAAACGCCCTCAACGAAGCACAGTACACACCACTGCTTGTGGCATGTGAGATGGGCAAGACCGAGTCAGCAAAAGTTCTCATTGAAAAGGGAGCGAGCCTGACGGACAAGACCCCAAACTCAAGCAGTGCTTTACATCTGGCAGTTCAAGCTGGAGCCTCCTCCATTGCAAAGATGCTCCTGAGCAAAGGATTGGATGCCAACATTGCCGGGCAGGGAGATCAGACCCCCCTCCATGTGGCCGCATTGCACAATAAGGGAGGGGTAGTTGACTTATTAATTGACGGAGGTGCGAAAATTGACTCGGTCACTAAAGAACTGCTCACTCCCTTGCACGTTGCAAGTTATAAGGGCCATGTGGAAGTTGTGCAAAAGCTGCTGCGGCGAAAGGCTAATGTCAACGTTAAGGATAAGCAGGCAAAGACAGCTCTGCATCTTGCTGCTGATGCAGGAAACCCTGCTATGGTAGaactgctgctgaactacaatgcTGACTCCAATGCAACCGACAAGGAGAAAAAGACCCCGCTTCATCTTGCAGCCATGGGAGGTCATCTTAATGCAGTGAAAGCGCTGTTAGCGAAGAAGTCCAGGTTTGGTGCCAAAGACATGGACGGATGCACATCTATGCACTATGCCACCATCAATGGGAATGTGGAGATACTACAGGCCCTTCTGGCTGCTGGCAAGAATAAAAATATCGATGACAAAAATATTTGGAGGAAGACACCGCTACATCTTGCAGCAGAACATGGACACAATGACCTAATAAATTTCTTCTTGAGCAACGGTTCAGCCATTAATGCTCTGGACAACAATAAGGACACACCATTGCATTGTGCTTGCAAAGCTGGTCATTTTAACTGTGTGAGCGCACTGGTCAGCTGGTCTGAGGGGGGTAAAGCAAATCTACAGGCCACAAATAGCCTGAAGAAGACTCCACTTCAAGTAGCAGAATCCAGCCCAACTGAAAGCCAGGCTCAAATTGTTactcttttgaaaaagaaaatgttattgaTAAGATAA